TCTCGAGGTAATTGTTTCTGAAGTACATGCTTACTTTTGATTTGATCCTCTGTTGTTCTGAATATTCTCAAGGATGTCATTTTCTGACAAAACATTTGTTAAACCTTGAGTCATTTATAGAAAAATGTGATTACTGATGATGATCcagaaagagccttacgttcctgtCTATTTTATGCACTTGTGAATAGTGGAATTGTTTGCTCTTGAGGCATCCCTAGTAAGTCATTGTTTAAGACAATTGATAAAATAAAACCTTACATTTGTTCCAGACATGTACTTCCCCCGTCGGGAAATAAGTgtcactcaaatggatgtatctagacgtatttcagcgctagatacatccgtttgaacgacacttatttccggacggagggagtacatgacaaacTCTATGATTGTTGAATCTCACAaacaaacttcaacaaaagcagTAGGAAAGTATTTTTTTAATTTGATTAAACATCTAATTCTGCAATCTAAGATTGCAGTCGAGATGTAAGGGGTTCAGAAACATAGCAACACCATGGGAATACATAATAAAAAAGGAGCAATAGGGATGTACTAATAATGAAAATCTAGATGGGAAATGAACAATGACATAACATAATTCTCTCCAGTCAACTTGTTTGCTGCACTGTTTATAAGTCAAATATTTTTCGTCACCACATGCAGGTCCTGAATCGCCCTGAACACACTGGGCACTTCAATTTCACCGATCAGTTTCGTCACTACAAAGAGATTATGTACAAACCTGATTTGGAACATCAGATTAGAGGAAAGCCTGTCATATTTGACATGGACATGAGTCCTGGAGATTTTCTTGCTCTCTTGTGCCTCCTGAAAGCACCTATGGAAGCAATTGATCTGAGGGTCAGTATCATCTGTGCTAATCTCCCCTTCCAATAAACTTGCAAAAATATTTACAAAATCACACAGTAAATATTGCCTGCTATAAGTCTAATAGTCATTTATGTTCTTACATATGCAGGGGATATTGGTAAGTGGCAATGGTTGGGCAAACCCAGCTACAGTAGATGTTATCTATGACGTTCTTCATATGATGGGCCGTGATGACATTCCAGTAGGACTTGGGAAGATCACTGCACTTGGCGCCCCTGACCTTGGATGTGAATACGTGAAAGCCATACCACATGGTTCTGGTGGTTTTCTTGACACTGACACCCTTTTTGGACTAGCCTGGGTGTTGCCCAGAAGTCCTAGAAGGTACCAATGCATGGTTTTAATTAATGAATTAAAAATGCACGCATTACATCTAGATATCTTGGGGCTCGTATAAAAAATATGATTTTACAGAATCATTATGTATGCATAAAGACACATCTGGAGATTACTAGTGGCACACAGTCAAGTATGACAGAAATGTAGACGACGTGGTACCTAATCATGTTATTTTATCAGGTACACAGCAGAAAATTCAGTAAAATATGGTGCTCCAAGGGACACCGCGCGCCCTGAGCTCAGGCAGCCATTGGCTTTTGAAGTTTGGCAACATATTAGAGAAGAACTCAAACCAACTGACAAGATAACCATCCTGACCAATGGTCCTCTCACAAACATAGCAAACATCATTCTATCTGACCCAAAAGCAGAATCAGTAATTGAGGTTAGTTCCAAAAGCTTTTGAGATACACATTACTTCAGCTCAGTGGAAATTTATTTGACTAAAAAGTTTCAAATGTCTGAGCAGCGCATTTTTATAGTCGGGAGTCATTTGGCTGGCGGAAATGGAGATCGAGGCAATGTGTTCACTGTTCCATCAAATAAGTTTTCAGAGTTCAATTTCTTTCTTGACCCTCAAGCTGCCAAGGCGGTTGTAGAATCCGGTTTAGACATCACTCTCATTCCTTTGAGAGCTCAACGCCAGGTGGATTCTTTCAAAGAAGTCACAAGATCGTTGTGTACTGCTGAGAAGACTCCTGAATCATCGTTTGCATACCAGTTGTTGCTGTCAATGCAGAAACTGCAAAAGAATAACCAAGCATATCATCACATCGTAAGTTGGTTTTACAGGTTCTATATCCAAACTGCCATAATGGAAAAAACCACTTTAGATAGTGTTGTTATACATACAGTAACAATAGATAGTGTTGTTATACATACAGTATTATCCAAATAAAAGGCAAAAACTTCCATAGTGATTTTACCTGGATTATCTAGTTTCAGTTAGCATCATCTATATATTCACAAAGGCCCGTCAATTATATACCACAATTCAATAGTGAAAGAAACCACTTTAGTTATTTCATTTGAACAGTTCATATTCAAGTCGTATATTTGTAGCAGCAAATTTGTGACTTCCCCTTATTTTTGTTTGTCGCCATTGCAGGACATGTTCCTTGGTGAGCTTCTTGGTGCTGTGTTCTTGGTTCAGCAATCGCATCTGAATCACTCGATCACCCAAAGGGCTATCACTGTTAGATCTGGTCATGTAAACATCGATGGTCAGACCATCCTCCGCGGGACGAACGGAAAGGTAGTAAAGGTACTAGATCATCTCGACGCGGATGCTTACTACACCGAGTTTGCGAAGCTGCTCAATGCGAAGAAGCAGTCCGCAGTCGTGGGTAGCTTTGATGAGCAGAAAAGAATGTGGAACAAATGACGCGGTTCTGCCAGATAGTCTGGCGCATGGAAAGGAAAATAGGATTCTCACTGGCCCTCCTCCTTTTGTTGTAAAAATGTCAACACCGCAAAGCTCGCCGGAGGAGAAATTCAAAGCAGCTGCGCAAGACTGCAGATTTTCATTATCTATCTTTCGAATACCTGCTGCTGCTGGCTTGCTGCAAGCCTGCAAGATGGTCGCCGGTGAGAAAGAAGGGAGTCATGCAATAGGACCGGCAACCAGGATGGTGACGATGGGACTTTTTTTTTGTGTGCTTTGCTTGTAGTGATAGTTTGGTTTATGTTTTTTCTGTTTGATGGGAATTGGAGGGTGAAATCCACGTCCTGTAATGAAATAGTTGATTCTCTTATGCAAGGTAGTTTTGTGGTATGATGATGATAGAGGATTCTGAAATTCCAGATGTATGGTTCAAAACATTGCATATATGCAGCATGATTTGGTAACCCCTTGGAATTTGACGGCGCTCCCGGAACCATGGCAATATCCTGAGAACCAGCAGACCACCTTGGGTCCTCAAATCCAATTGTTAAGGACATACTCATATATTTGAAAGTTAACATCACATACTCAAGCTATGCCCAGGGATGTTGTCGTCGCCATCACGACTTCACGAATCACAACAACGCCAGTGGCAGatctcgtgctcctgcctccattTTTTTTTTTAGAAAGAACGAACAGTTTTTATTTCAGCACGAGTGCGCCGCGTGGCAGAGAATCCAACAGATCCGCCCTCGTCGGCAGCACAGTCCAGCGCAGCCAAGATTTGAATTTCGAAATCCGGATCACCGGCGCGCTTACGTTAGTTAAGCCACGACCCTGGAACTCTTTCCACTAACCGTCGGTTAAGGGCATCCCCCGATCGGACGGCCACGGAGCGACCTCGCGCGAGTCGCGTCCGCGTCCAGAAAGAGAAACCCTCCCCCCACGCTCCGCCGGCCGCCGCTTCTTCCCCTTCCAGTACCGTGCCCCCGCccaaaccctcccccctccccaccccGCTGGTATCTTCCGGCGAGCCCTCTCCACTCTCCCCNNNNNNNNNNNNNNNNNNNNNNNNNNNNNNNNNNNNNNNNNNNNNNNNNNNNNNNNNNNNNNNNNNNNNNNNNNNNNNNNNNNNNNNNNNNNNNNNNNNNNNNNNNNNNNNNNNNNNNNNNNNNNNNNNNNNNNNNNNNNNNNNNNNNNNNNNNNNNNNNNNNNNNNNNNNNNNNNNNNNNNNNNNNNNNNNNNNNNNNNNNNNNNNNNNNNNNNNNNNNNNNNNNNNNNNNNNNNNNNNNNNNNNNNNNNNNNNNNNNNNNNNNNNNNNNNNNNNNNNNNNGTCGGGCCGCCCCACCTCCCATCGACGCAGCCGGCCTCGCTGGAAGCCACCGCCTCCCGCCTCGAGTCCGTCGCCGCGGCCGTTGTCCCTCAAGTATAGACGGGGCCGGCGTCTGGATCCAAGGTAAGGAGAGCGGGCATCTTATTTCTGGGTTGGTTCGTCTGCAAATCCTTCTTATTGCTTTTCAAATCAAAGGAATGTGTATAAATTTGGTTGTCCCGTGTATTTTTTAGGGTTGTCCCGTATGTTTCTATCTCCCCGCTGACACGGGCATTGGGCGGTAACGTTTATGTGCTGAACGAGTTACTTATATTTCAACTAATCCATGTCTGGAGTAGTTAGACGCCGTGTATGTGTCTGGCTTAGTTTCGTCTTCATTTTTTTTTCCTGCTCAAGTAAGATTGGAGATGCGACGAGAGATCTGAGTTATTTATGTTTTAGCCGATTGAACTGGCACTCTTAAATCACAATCGTACTTATATACAAGAAGTTGAAGTTATCGTGTTTTGAAAGCAATATCTGCCCAGTAGGACTGCTGGTTCTGTACTAGTGCCATCCAGTCCAGCAACCGTAGACAATGATAGCAAacgtagtaacatcacacattatTTATTCTCGTGCTAGGCTGAGCTCCTGTTATTCTGTAATTGCTAATTGTACCATTGGTTTCCTCTGTAAACTGACCAGTTTGAGCAAAATACGAATCGATCAAGTTGTTGTTCTCCGTTTTCTTGAATGAAAATGGGGGCCATGTGCCCactttaagaagaagaaaaatgatgttATTGTTACACTGTAGACTTAACTATGTTTTGCTAAGTGGTGTTTAGCTGTATCCTTGTTGGTACTAGTGTTTGCTACTTCAGGGACAGGCCCTCCAATTGCTCCACTAATTTCGTTGTTTACTCAATATTGTATTGCTTTCTGTAATTTGGGATCATGCTAATGCCTGTTCTGGGTGATTTACCAGTAGGTTGCGGTGTGAAGTGCCACCTTTCCACATGGAATCAACAGCGGAAGGTCTCCAGCCCCGAACATTCTCCGTCAAACTGTGGCCACCGAGTGAAAGCACTCGTCTGATGCTTGTAGAGAGGATGACCAAGAACCTGTCCGCTGAGTGCATCTTCTCTCGCAAGTATGGCATTTTGAGCAAAGAAGAGGCTCATGAGAATGCTAAGAGGATCGAAGAGGTGTGCTTTGCTTCTGCGGaggagcatttcaagaaggagccTGATGGTGATGGTAGTTCTGCTGTCCAGCTATACGCAAAAGAAACTAGCAAGCTGATGCTTGAAGTCCTGAAAAAAGGCCCAAGGACAACCGAGGAACCAGAAGCACCTGTTGTTGATACACCTCTTGAGCCTGCTGATACTGTGTTTGACATATCTGGTGGCAAGCGCGCTTTCATTGAGGCAGAAGAAGCAAAGGAACTTCTCAGTCCACTAACAAAACCAGGAAACTCGTATAAAAGGATTTGTTTCAGCAACAGGAGCTTTGGTATTGGTGCTGCCAATGTTGCTGGCCCAATTCTTGAATCAATAAAATCGCAGCTCACAGAGGTAGATATCTCAGATTTTGTCGCTGGAAGACCCGAGGACGAAGCCCTTGATGTGATGCGCATATTCTCCAAAGCTTTAGCAGGGTCTGTACTGAGTTACCTGAACATCTCTGACAATGCTTTAGGTGAGAAGGGTGTGCGAGCATTCACAGAGCTGCTGAAATCACAGGGCGACCTGGAAGAGCTATATGTTATGAACGATGGCATATCAGAGGAAGCTGCAAAAGCTCTATCTGAGCTTATTCCTTCAACTGAGAAGCTTAAGGTTCTCCACTTCCACAACAATATGACTGGTGATGAAGGTGCTATGCCAATTGCTGAGATGGTTAAGCGTTCTCCAAACCTAGAGAGCTTCAGGTGCTCCGCGACAAGGATAGGCTCTGATGGTGGAGTGGCACTGGCTGAGGCATTAGGGACATGTACTCGTCTGAAGAAACTTGATATCAGGGACAACTTATTTGGTGTGGAGGCAGGGGTAGCTCTCAGCAAAACCCTTCCAAAGCTCGGTGGCCTCGTTGAGCTCTATCTCAGTGACCTCAATCTTGAGAATGAGGGTACAATAGCAATAGTGAATGTCCTCAAACAGTCAGCGCCTCAGTTGGAGGTCCTTGAAATGGCAGGAAATGAAATAACTGCCAAAGCAGCCAAAGCTGTAGCAGAATGCTTAACGGCAATGCAGTCGCTCAAGAAGCTGACCTTAGCTGAGAATGAGCTGAAGGATGATGGAGCAGTGACAATCGCAAAATCTCTGCAGGAAGGTCACCCGGATCTGAAGGAGCTTGACGTGAGCACGAATCTGTTTCAGAGGTCTGGAGCCCGGTGCTTTGCTCAAGCAGTCACAAACAAGCCAGGTTTCGTGTTGCTGAACATCAATTCGAATTTCATCTCCAACAAAGGGGTCGATGAGGTGAAGGAGATCCTGAAGGGAGGCAAGAACTCGCTGGAGGTGCTTGGCCCGCTGGATGAGAACGACCCCGAGGGGGACCCTGAAGATGGCGAGGACGAGGAGGATGGGGAGGATGCCGATGACGAGGAGAAGGACGGGGACGATAACGGCGACGGTGGCCTGGGCTCGAAGCTGCAGGGCTtgaaggtggaggaggaggactagTCGTGTCTAGGGTTGTGGCAAGATTAGCTCCTGTCTTTTGCTCCGGTTAGCTTCTGAAATGTTCGCCGTACGGGCTAAAATTTTCACATGAAGAGAACTCACCGTGGCTCAATTGTTTTGAACCGAGTCAAGCACAAGCAGCCAGTTGGGCGGTTTATCTGTACTTCTGTACCAACTTCCGTTGAACATTTTTTTCCTTCATGTTTTTAACACTGTCGCTGAGATATTTTGGGAACCTACACTATGCCGTGATGCGGTATCCGCAGGATCCATGAGTTGACTATATAAGATGCGGCCGATGGGCCTTTTTCATTATTCTGACCCTTTCAGCAAACTTTGTCACAAAATGAACtcgacatgaaagtatttcacgatctgacccttttTAGCAACGCCATAGCCCGCGGCTGTTCTGCCCAACATAGCAACGCCGAGGTAGCTAGCGCTTTTATCCAACAAAGAAACGCCGAGGTAGCTCGCGTTTTGGACCATGTAAGAAACACCATAGGCGTTGGCGTTTCTGACCAAGAAACAAACGCCATATGTCTTGGCGTTGCGGCCCTGGTTACCGAGTAGTTTCTTACCTAGGCGTTTCTAAGAAGGCCGGAAACGCCGCTAGCCTTGGCGTTTCTGGCCCGGCGTCTCTGGCAGCTGAGGAGGAAGACCCTGACGAGGCAGCGAGTGGGTTGGCTGCTAGCGAAGAAACGCCAAGGCCTATGGCGTTTCTCACCTGGTCCGAAACGCGAGCTACCTCGGCGTTTCTTTGTTGGATAGAAGCGCTAGCTACCTCGACGTTGCTATATTGGGCAGAAACGCCGCGAGCTATGACGTTTCTAAAAGGATCTAGATCGTGAAATACTTTTATGTCGAGTTTATTTTGTGGCAAAGTTGGGTCAAAATAGTGATTTCGGCCCGGCCGATGTCGGCAGTGGCAGACTGATCCAAGCACCGTGTGCGTGTGGTTTCTATGTATCTACAGATACAGAATAATGATATGATACAGTCTGCATGGGCACTGCCGCTGAGTTGGACGAGCCAACGGCCCAGAGCGACAGTTCGCCTTTTGTATTCTCCGCCGTAAAGGTTGTATACATGTCGTAGATTGTTCTATATGTTGGTACCACGTACTACTTCCTTCGTGGCTAAGACATGATTAATGCCGCCGCGGCTCCCCGGTTCACACGTCCCGTCGCCCTCTTCCGTTTCCTTGAATTGAATCATACAGCTGCATGCTCTTTCTTTGGGGTAATCAAATTTTGCAACTGGGATCTTCCTCTGAGCTCCATTTCAGTATGTGGCGCTTCGATTAGTTTTGAAATCGTCCTTTGATAACGCAATGGCGGTCCAATTCAGTCACCTTTTATTCTTTTTCGAGAACATCCTCTGCCTTTACTTGCCATGTACTTTTACGCAGTTTTCTTCTTGAGAAAGACAATCCCTTTTCTAAGTCAATTGGGGCAATCTTATATCTAAGTTTTATGATTCCAACGAAGATCGAGCAGTTTCGTATATTTTAGAAATATACCGTGCTAACTTTAGTTGACCAGGAAATCACTAATAGTTACTGTTACCTTTGTTCctaattataagatgttttggatattttaatatgAACTGTATACagattgaaatgagtgaacaaacgcATTAAAACATGTCTATGTACATCTGATTCATGAAAAATTAGAACATCTCATACTATTGGAAACGGACGGAGTATATTATGAAAAGAGGATGCAAGGAGGGCCTAAACGTAAAACCTACGCGCTGCCCAGCCGGTAAAACCACACCGCTCGAGCCAGGGCGGGTCTCTCTAGTCTCGGCCTCTATCTCGGGTGCAGCCTCCTCTCTCGTTCGCCTTCTTCACTCCAACtcgcctcctcccctccctccctcccctccaatCCCGCGATCAGAGGAATCCCCCAAACCCTAATCCCTCCCCCCTCCGCGCAGCCGGAACCATCCACCTGTGTCCGGGTTCCTCTGCTTCTTAGCCGATCCTGGTTCCTTGGCTTCTAGGGTTCGGAGATGGGCGACCACATGACCGTCTTCCGCTCACTCCGCGAGCTCTTCCCCCAGGTACGCCCGATCCGC
This DNA window, taken from Triticum aestivum cultivar Chinese Spring chromosome 1D, IWGSC CS RefSeq v2.1, whole genome shotgun sequence, encodes the following:
- the LOC123181994 gene encoding uncharacterized protein isoform X6 gives rise to the protein MIDTISAGPTNVFLVGTHTNFALFLMSNPHLKKNVKHIYIMGGGVRSQNPTGCCPKNDTSCVPRQCGDHGNMFTTYTKNPYAEFNIYGDPFGAYQVFHSGIPITLVPLDATNTIPITESFFKAFEEQQSTYEAQYSFQSLKIARDTWFDDQFYTSYFMWDSFMSGVALSIMRNGQKPNGDNDFAEMEVMNITVVTSNEPYGVHDGSNPFFDGHASPKFDLLKGGVHSGHVQTGFNDSFCVLKGSTKGKCQDGYTKEVQGPDSVAVLVAVKAKPNRNVKSPLDREFFYHFLEVLNRPEHTGHFNFTDQFRHYKEIMYKPDLEHQIRGKPVIFDMDMSPGDFLALLCLLKAPMEAIDLRGILVSGNGWANPATVDVIYDVLHMMGRDDIPVGLGKITALGAPDLGCEYVKAIPHGSGGFLDTDTLFGLAWVLPRSPRRYTAENSVKYGAPRDTARPELRQPLAFEVWQHIREELKPTDKITILTNGPLTNIANIILSDPKAESVIERIFIVGSHLAGGNGDRGNVFTVPSNKFSEFNFFLDPQAAKAVVESGLDITLIPLRAQRQVDSFKEVTRSLCTAEKTPESSFAYQLLLSMQKLQKNNQAYHHIDMFLGELLGAVFLVQQSHLNHSITQRAITVRSGHVNIDGQTILRGTNGKVVKVLDHLDADAYYTEFAKLLNAKKQSAVVGSFDEQKRMWNK
- the LOC123181994 gene encoding uncharacterized protein isoform X5, which gives rise to MMGRDDIAVGVGGEGGISNDGRIYPHVGGYFPIIDQGMSTIGECRYRQSIPQGSGGRLDINANYGVRREILPQGNRSYSPIQQPTTQQVMIDTISAGPTNVFLVGTHTNFALFLMSNPHLKKNVKHIYIMGGGVRSQNPTGCCPKNDTSCVPRQCGDHGNMFTTYTKNPYAEFNIYGDPFGAYQVFHSGIPITLVPLDATNTIPITESFFKAFEEQQSTYEAQYSFQSLKIARDTWFDDQFYTSYFMWDSFMSGVALSIMRNGQKPNGDNDFAEMEVMNITVVTSNEPYGVHDGSNPFFDGHASPKFDLLKGGVHSGHVQTGFNDSFCVLKGSTKGKCQDGYTKEVQGPDSVAVLVAVKAKPNRNVKSPLDREFFYHFLEVLNRPEHTGHFNFTDQFRHYKEIMYKPDLEHQIRGKPVIFDMDMSPGDFLALLCLLKAPMEAIDLRGILVSGNGWANPATVDVIYDVLHMMGRDDIPVGLGKITALGAPDLGCEYVKAIPHGSGGFLDTDTLFGLAWVLPRSPRRYTAENSVKYGAPRDTARPELRQPLAFEVWQHIREELKPTDKITILTNGPLTNIANIILSDPKAESVIERIFIVGSHLAGGNGDRGNVFTVPSNKFSEFNFFLDPQAAKAVVESGLDITLIPLRAQRQVDSFKEVTRSLCTAEKTPESSFAYQLLLSMQKLQKNNQAYHHIDMFLGELLGAVFLVQQSHLNHSITQRAITVRSGHVNIDGQTILRGTNGKVVKVLDHLDADAYYTEFAKLLNAKKQSAVVGSFDEQKRMWNK
- the LOC123181995 gene encoding RAN GTPase-activating protein 2, translated to MESTAEGLQPRTFSVKLWPPSESTRLMLVERMTKNLSAECIFSRKYGILSKEEAHENAKRIEEVCFASAEEHFKKEPDGDGSSAVQLYAKETSKLMLEVLKKGPRTTEEPEAPVVDTPLEPADTVFDISGGKRAFIEAEEAKELLSPLTKPGNSYKRICFSNRSFGIGAANVAGPILESIKSQLTEVDISDFVAGRPEDEALDVMRIFSKALAGSVLSYLNISDNALGEKGVRAFTELLKSQGDLEELYVMNDGISEEAAKALSELIPSTEKLKVLHFHNNMTGDEGAMPIAEMVKRSPNLESFRCSATRIGSDGGVALAEALGTCTRLKKLDIRDNLFGVEAGVALSKTLPKLGGLVELYLSDLNLENEGTIAIVNVLKQSAPQLEVLEMAGNEITAKAAKAVAECLTAMQSLKKLTLAENELKDDGAVTIAKSLQEGHPDLKELDVSTNLFQRSGARCFAQAVTNKPGFVLLNINSNFISNKGVDEVKEILKGGKNSLEVLGPLDENDPEGDPEDGEDEEDGEDADDEEKDGDDNGDGGLGSKLQGLKVEEED